Proteins encoded by one window of Juglans regia cultivar Chandler chromosome 15, Walnut 2.0, whole genome shotgun sequence:
- the LOC108981132 gene encoding AP-3 complex subunit delta-like, producing the protein MAGGVFSSYYSSSSSIMETLFQRTLEDLIKGLRLQLIGESAFVSKAIEEIRREVKSTDPHTKSTALQKLSYLASLHFHDMSWAAFHVVEVMSSSRFFHKRIGYHAASLSFHDDTPVLLLITNQLRKDLASTNEFEVSLALECLSRISTPDLARDLTPEIFTLLSTTKILVRKKAISVVLRVFAKYPDAVRVCFKRLVENLDSSDPQILAAVVGVFCELASQDPGSYLPLAPEFYRILIDSKNNWVLIKVLKIFAKLAPLEPRLAKRVVEPICDHMRRTGAKSLMFECIRTVVSSFSEYESAVKLAVVKIRELLVDDDPNLKYLGLQALSVIAPKHLWAVLENKEVVIKWLSDEDPNIKLESLRLVMTMVSESNVVEISRVLVNFSLKSGPGFCNEILGSILFTCSRNVYEMIIDFDWYVSLLGEMSRIPHCQKGVEIENQLIDIGMRVKDVRPELLRVARDLLIDPALLGNPFLHRILAAAAWVSGEYVEFSRNPFELIEALLQPRTNLLPLSVRAVYIHSAFKVLIFCLHSYILQSESITSSFSDNLVLGVSELVLKRNMLEGSDLTTCEAPSAHRSEGFNPRNQSYEDLSIENGGDRTINDGQTSTRAFSEKNIFTYESIINLINQVELALGPLTGSHDAELLERTRHILCFIELIKGEITECLVQKGKTLESEEMKASKIIKLMSDAFSEELGPVSVSAQQRVPIPEGLVLKENLDDLETICADIQVPPSNLFSLGSPYYGEEVGVSPFGLQNKEESEPSNEATFLLTEHRKLHGLYYLASEKNEIVGNDYPPANEPKLQDNPKNDTEDLVKLTVQSLATNKKPNHAKTRPVVVKLDEGDLVTITAKRPETKDDLVSGAVREVLLGSDTRTATSQSNPSDKSSSKRKGKEKLNVDRSELKENLGDSETPKQENPSSRKNKHRTIGKERRHNSPGKIGKEREENGQKGKQKSSHRHARHKARHRADAPLNVVSQTPVIPDFLL; encoded by the coding sequence ATGGCGGGGggagttttttcttcttattattcttcttcttcttccatcatGGAGACTCTCTTCCAACGCACTCTGGAGGACCTGATCAAAGGCCTCCGCCTCCAACTCATCGGCGAGTCGGCCTTCGTCTCCAAGGCCATCGAAGAGATCCGCCGCGAGGTCAAGTCCACCGATCCCCACACCAAGTCCACCGCCCTCCAAAAGCTCTCCTACCTCGCCTCCCTTCACTTCCACGACATGTCCTGGGCCGCCTTCCATGTCGTCGAGGTCATGTCTTCCTCCCGCTTCTTCCACAAGAGGATCGGCTACCACGCCGCCTCTCTATCCTTCCACGATGACACCCCCGTCCTCCTCCTCATCACCAACCAGCTCCGCAAGGATCTCGCCAGCACCAACGAGTTCGAGGTAAGCCTCGCCCTCGAATGTCTCTCGAGAATTTCCACTCCTGATCTTGCTAGAGATTTAACCCCCGAAATATTCACTCTTTTGTCGACTACTAAAATTCTCGTTAGGAAGAAAGCCATTAGCGTCGTTTTGAGGGTGTTCGCCAAATACCCAGATGCCGTGAGAGTTTGTTTTAAGCGTTTGGTTGAGAATTTAGATAGTTCGGACCCCCAGATTTTGGCTGCGGTTGTGGGGGTCTTTTGCGAGCTAGCTTCCCAAGACCCCGGATCGTATCTTCCGTTGGCACCCGAGTTTTATAGGATATTAATCGATTCCAAGAATAATTGGGTCTTGATTAAGGTGTTGAAGATTTTCGCCAAGTTGGCTCCATTAGAGCCAAGATTGGCGAAGCGGGTTGTTGAGCCCATATGCGACCATATGAGGAGGACTGGGGCAAAGTCATTGATGTTTGAGTGTATTAGGACTGTAGTTAGTAGTTTCAGCGAATATGAATCCGCAGTGAAGCTTGCCGTTGTGAAAATTCGGGAATTGCTGGTTGATGATGACCCGAATCTTAAATATCTTGGACTGCAGGCACTTTCAGTTATTGCCCCAAAGCATTTGTGGGCAGTATTGGAGAACAAGGAGGTTGTGATTAAGTGGCTGAGTGATGAGGATCCTAATATCAAGCTTGAGTCCTTGCGTCTTGTGATGACAATGGTTTCTGAGAGTAATGTTGTGGAAATTTCCAGGGTTTTGGTGAATTTCTCTCTTAAATCTGGCCCAGGATTTTGCAATGAGATTCTTGGATCCATTTTATTCACGTGTTCTAGAAATGTGTATGAGATGATTATTGACTTTGATTGGTATGTTTCACTTCTTGGAGAAATGTCGAGGATTCCACATTGTCAAAAGGGGGTTGAAATTGAGAATCAGCTAATTGATATAGGTATGAGGGTCAAGGATGTTAGACCTGAGCTTCTTCGGGTTGCTCGTGATCTGCTGATTGACCCTGCATTACTGGGTAACCCTTTCTTGCATAGGATATTAGCTGCGGCTGCTTGGGTGTCAGGGGAGTATGTTGAGTTCTCGAGGAATCCATTTGAACTTATTGAGGCTCTGTTGCAACCTCGTACGAATCTCTTGCCACTATCAGTAAGAGCAGTTTATATCCATTCTGCTTTTAAAGTCTTAATCTTTTGTCTGCACTCTTACATCTTGCAGAGTGAGAGTATTACATCTTCATTTTCTGATAATTTGGTCTTGGGGGTTTCAGAATTAGTATTGAAAAGGAACATGCTAGAGGGTTCTGATTTGACAACATGTGAAGCTCCTTCTGCTCATCGTAGTGAAGGCTTCAACCCAAGGAACCAGTCATATGAAGATCTTTCAATAGAAAATGGTGGGGATAGAACTATTAATGACGGCCAAACATCCACACGTGCTTTTTCAGAGAAGAACATTTTCACATATGAATCTATTATTAACCTGATAAATCAAGTTGAATTAGCTCTGGGCCCGCTTACAGGAAGCCATGATGCAGAATTACTTGAGAGAACACGGCATATATTATGTTTCATTGAGTTGATTAAAGGAGAAATAACTGAATGCCTAGTACAGAAGGGGAAAACATTGGAAAGTGAAGAAATGAAAGCTTCCAAAATCATCAAACTGATGTCTGATGCCTTCTCCGAGGAGCTTGGTCCAGTCTCAGTTAGTGCTCAGCAAAGGGTTCCTATACCAGAAGGGTTAGTGCTTAAGGAGAATCTTGATGATCTGGAGACAATCTGTGCTGATATTCAAGTACCTCCATCAAATTTATTCTCTCTTGGAAGTCCTTATTATGGGGAGGAGGTTGGTGTTTCCCCCTTTGGCCTACAGAACAAAGAAGAGTCAGAACCATCTAATGAGGCCACATTTCTGCTCACAGAACACCGTAAGCTACACGGATTATACTATCTAGCTtcagagaaaaatgaaattgtaGGAAATGATTACCCACCTGCTAATGAGCCCAAGCTACAGGATAATCCTAAGAATGATACAGAGGATCTGGTTAAGCTTACAGTGCAATCACTTGCTACCAACAAAAAGCCAAACCATGCAAAGACTAGGCCTGTAGTGGTGAAATTGGATGAAGGAGATTTAGTAACTATTACAGCCAAAAGGCCAGAGACAAAGGATGATTTGGTCTCTGGTGCTGTGCGGGAAGTGCTTTTAGGAAGTGACACCCGAACTGCTACATCACAAAGTAACCCATCTGATAAGTCATCCAGTAAgagaaaagggaaggaaaagcTAAATGTTGATCGTTCTGAATTGAAAGAAAATCTGGGTGATTCAGAAACGCCTAAACAGGAAAATCCAAGttcaagaaaaaacaaacaccGTACTATTGGTAAAGAGAGAAGGCATAACAGTCCAGGAAAGATTGGtaaggaaagagaagaaaatggtCAGAAAGGGAAGCAAAAGAGTAGTCATCGGCATGCTAGGCACAAAGCTCGGCATAGAGCTGATGCACCCTTGAATGTGGTTTCACAAACACCCGTAATCCCAGATTTTCTTTTGTAG
- the LOC109010678 gene encoding uncharacterized protein LOC109010678: protein MCSETSPPRLSFSHDLDQAEVVPIEHTVNRRDSSLLDPDSEFEFSISCSFEHESCSADEIFSNGVLLPFQVKDKVIVSPKEIRTSSCEPRPSAQLPPLPCENSSKKQSVKELLLRNSDNLEKKQAFKSFWGFRRSSSLNSDCKRSMLFSLPLLSRSNSIGSVPNPKRTTSKDVHKHNSQKQGSISMPRFSSSSPASAILQQKPLLKKNYGGSFNGTARISPVLNIVPPSYISKRTENLFGLGSFLRDRKDKRSKK from the coding sequence ATGTGCTCAGAAACAAGTCCTCCTAGACTATCTTTCTCCCATGATCTTGACCAAGCAGAAGTTGTGCCAATAGAACACACCGTGAATCGAAGAGACTCGTCCCTTTTGGACCCAGATTCTGAATTTGAGTTCAGCATTAGCTGCAGCTTTGAGCATGAATCTTGTTCAGCAGACGAGATCTTCTCCAATGGGGTTCTTCTTCCATTCCAAGTTAAAGACAAGGTTATTGTTTCCCCAAAAGAAATCCGTACTAGTTCATGTGAACCTCGGCCTAGTGCTCaacttcctcctcttccttgTGAGAACTCATCAAAGAAACAAAGCGTGAAAGAATTGTTGCTTAGAAACTCagataatttagagaaaaagcAAGCATTCAAGTCTTTCTGGGGCTTCAGGAGAAGCTCTAGTCTCAACTCTGACTGCAAGAGAAGCATGTTATTCTCTTTACCACTTTTGTCAAGAAGCAATTCAATAGGTTCAGTCCCAAATCCAAAGAGAACAACATCAAAGGATGTTCACAAGCACAACTCACAGAAACAAGGGTCTATTtccatgccaaggttttcatcttcttcacctGCTTCTGCAATATTGCAGCAGAAGCCTCTATTGAAGAAGAATTATGGTGGATCTTTTAATGGTACTGCTCGGATCAGTCCTGTATTGAATATTGTACCACCTTCTTACATCTCTAAAAGAACTGAAAATCTCTTTGGTTTGGGTTCTTTTTTACGTGACAGGAAAGATAAAAGGAGCAAGAAGTGA